Genomic window (Candidatus Tanganyikabacteria bacterium):
GGAACTGGTCAGCGGCAAGTCGCTCGGCCACTACATCGAGAAGAAGACCGTCTTCTCCTACGAGCAGGTCGTCAACATCGGGGCGCAACTGTGCGCGGCGCTGGATTACGCGCACCAGGCCGGGGTGGTCCACCGCGACATCAAACCCGACAACGTCCAGATCATGGACAACGGCAACATCAAGCTGATGGACTTCGGCGTCGCCAAGGTCAAGTCCGACCTGCCCGGCCTGACGCAGACCGGCACGACGCTCGGCACCATCGCCTACATCTCGCCCGAGCAGCTCACCGACTCCCGCCTGATCACGGGCCAGGCCGACATCTTCTCGACGGGCGCGCTGCTCTACGAGATGCTGACGTTCCGCACGCCGTTCGACGCTGGCAACCTCGGCGGCACGATCCTGCGCATCATGAACGAGTCGCCCACCCCGCCGCGCGAGATCAACCCCAACATCCCGCCCAAGCTCGAAGAAGTGGTCATGCGGGCCCTCCGCAAGAATCCCGAGGACCGCTACCGGCGCGCCGGCGAGATGCAGTACGCGCTGCAGGAGTCGCTGCGCGGCGCGCCCATCGCCGAGCAGGGCATCGTGGTGCAGCAACTCGAGCGGTGTCGCTTCTGCCAGGCCACGCTGCCGCCCAGCACCAAGGTGTGCCCGAGTTGCG
Coding sequences:
- a CDS encoding serine/threonine protein kinase, producing MGEKLGKYDIVEELGRGGMGVVFRATDPDQGGIEVAVKELIMASQMPDAEKYDTVERFKREGLAASRLVHPNIVRVFETGNDGDRWFMAMELVSGKSLGHYIEKKTVFSYEQVVNIGAQLCAALDYAHQAGVVHRDIKPDNVQIMDNGNIKLMDFGVAKVKSDLPGLTQTGTTLGTIAYISPEQLTDSRLITGQADIFSTGALLYEMLTFRTPFDAGNLGGTILRIMNESPTPPREINPNIPPKLEEVVMRALRKNPEDRYRRAGEMQYALQESLRGAPIAEQGIVVQQLERCRFCQATLPPSTKVCPSCGRSNLGGGATITNIPSTPPAKPSIVAPPGGVPGVGPRPQLAPPPQVGRPQLSPPATPGRPQLSP